In a single window of the Mustela nigripes isolate SB6536 chromosome 17, MUSNIG.SB6536, whole genome shotgun sequence genome:
- the LOC132004795 gene encoding ran-specific GTPase-activating protein-like, with product MAAAKDTHEDHDTSTENADESNHDPQFEPIVSLPEQEIKTLEEDEEELFKMRAKLFRFASENDLPEWKERGTGDVKLLKHKEKGTIRLLMRRDKTLKICANHYITPMMELKPNAGSDRAWVWNTHADFADECPKSELLAIRFLNAENAQKFKTKFEECRKEIEEREKKGSGKNNDAEKVTEKLEALSVKEESKESEDTESKAAAEEEQ from the coding sequence ATGGCGGCCGCCAAGGACACCCATGAGGACCATGATACCTCCACTGAGAATGCCGACGAGTCCAACCACGACCCCCAGTTTGAGCCTATAGTTTCTCTTCCTGAGCAAGAAATTAAAACGctggaagaagatgaagaagagctttttaaaatgcgGGCAAAGCTATTCCGATTCGCTTCAGAGAACGATCTCCCAGAGTGGAAGGAACGAGGCACTGGTGACGTTAAGCTTCTGAAGCATAAGGAAAAAGGGACCATCCGCCTCCTCATGAGGAGGGACAAGACCCTGAAGATATGCGCCAACCACTACATCACACCGATGATGGAACTGAAGCCGAACGCGGGCAGCGACCGTGCCTGGGTCTGGAACACCCATGCTGACTTTGCCGACGAGTGCCCCAAGTCAGAGCTGCTGGCCATCCGCTTCCTAAATGCTGAAAATGCAcagaaattcaaaacaaagtTTGAAGAATGCAGGAAAGAGAtcgaggagagagaaaagaaagggtcGGGCAAAAACAATGATGCCGAGAAGGTGACTGAGAAGCTAGAAGCTCTCTCCGTGAAGGAGGAGAGCAAGGAGTCGGAAGACACCGAGAGCAAGGCTGCAGCGGAGGAGGAGCAATAA